From Diaminobutyricibacter sp. McL0608, one genomic window encodes:
- a CDS encoding ABC transporter permease, which translates to MSAGGLGAAVSVEGRKLFAARVPLATAILLVVGVTAIGLSTTVAAETGSPGVVAKLGPLVAAGGWPGYVNAALQVTAAGSAGACGILLSWTFGREFSEGTVTGLFALPVSRGAIAASKLIVYLAWSVVAAVAVTIALFTVGLLAGFGVPEPADLGAAARLPVLVVLTSSVVVPVAWVATLSRGLLGGIAATIALVVSAQVLVFSGAGSWYPPAAPALWALDPTGANTVAVAVAFAVPVVFTGLTLFAWRRLQLDR; encoded by the coding sequence ATGAGCGCCGGAGGACTGGGGGCTGCCGTCTCTGTCGAGGGACGCAAGCTGTTCGCCGCGCGCGTTCCGCTTGCGACCGCGATCCTGCTGGTCGTCGGCGTCACGGCGATCGGTCTGTCGACCACTGTGGCGGCCGAGACCGGTTCGCCGGGCGTGGTTGCGAAGCTCGGTCCGCTCGTGGCCGCAGGCGGGTGGCCCGGCTACGTGAACGCGGCGCTCCAGGTCACTGCGGCCGGAAGCGCGGGAGCCTGCGGGATCCTGCTGAGCTGGACGTTCGGCCGCGAGTTCAGCGAAGGCACCGTCACCGGGCTCTTCGCACTCCCGGTCTCGCGGGGCGCCATCGCAGCCTCGAAGCTGATCGTCTACCTCGCCTGGTCGGTCGTGGCCGCCGTCGCTGTGACGATCGCACTGTTCACGGTCGGCCTGCTCGCCGGCTTCGGCGTCCCTGAGCCGGCAGACCTGGGCGCTGCCGCGCGCCTTCCGGTTCTGGTGGTGCTGACATCGTCGGTCGTGGTCCCGGTGGCCTGGGTCGCCACCCTCAGCCGTGGCCTCCTCGGTGGGATCGCCGCGACGATCGCACTCGTCGTCAGCGCCCAGGTCCTCGTGTTCTCGGGTGCCGGGTCGTGGTATCCGCCGGCCGCCCCCGCGCTGTGGGCGCTGGACCCGACGGGCGCGAATACCGTCGCCGTCGCAGTGGCGTTCGCCGTACCGGTCGTGTTCACCGGCCTGACCCTCTTCGCCTGGCGACGCCTGCAGCTCGACCGGTAG